One stretch of Paenibacillus sp. FSL R5-0341 DNA includes these proteins:
- a CDS encoding SOS response-associated peptidase encodes MCNRFSLAADLDEVRDHFKIQRVMYYYKNRYNISPTQHTPIILHQDGERVLDEFRWGFIPFWGRDAVNANLMTVHENPSYYKLVETKRCVIPCNGLYYWRQEGKKSYAVRVVMPDRGLFGIAGLYEVWKDTRKEPLRTCTMLMTGANMVTREFGSKMPAILSEEEINTWLDPANTRVTQLLPLIKSYNSTEMNLYPVTPMVANDEHDCFECVEEMDQKLAYIRSF; translated from the coding sequence ATGTGCAACCGTTTTTCATTGGCAGCCGATCTGGACGAAGTCAGAGATCATTTCAAGATTCAGCGAGTGATGTATTATTACAAAAACCGATACAATATCAGCCCAACGCAGCATACACCGATCATTTTGCATCAGGATGGTGAGCGTGTATTGGATGAGTTCCGGTGGGGCTTCATTCCATTCTGGGGCCGCGATGCGGTTAACGCGAATCTCATGACCGTGCATGAAAACCCCTCCTATTACAAACTGGTAGAGACCAAGCGCTGCGTTATTCCTTGCAACGGACTGTATTATTGGCGGCAAGAGGGCAAAAAAAGTTATGCGGTTCGTGTTGTTATGCCAGATCGTGGCTTGTTTGGCATTGCTGGTTTATATGAAGTATGGAAAGACACACGGAAAGAACCGCTTCGGACCTGCACGATGCTTATGACAGGCGCGAACATGGTTACACGCGAATTTGGCAGCAAAATGCCAGCCATTCTCTCCGAAGAAGAGATCAACACCTGGCTTGATCCTGCCAATACACGAGTGACTCAGTTACTGCCGCTGATCAAATCCTATAACAGTACAGAGATGAATCTGTATCCCGTAACACCGATGGTTGCCAATGACGAACACGACTGTTTCGAATGCGTGGAAGAGATGGATCAGAAGCTGGCCTACATTCGGAGTTTCTGA
- a CDS encoding NADH-dependent flavin oxidoreductase, giving the protein MNPKFNQMFEQVSLPTGITLKNRIVLAPMTHMSSNADGTISDAELAYYARRTGGAGMSITAVGHVTETGIGFPAQFGVYDDRFIPGLKKLADTIKQQGSVAVLQIFHAGRLTPEQAVPAGQVVAPSAVASERPGSPEPRELTDAEITSIIKDFGEATRRAIEAGFDGVEIHGANGYLIQQFFSPHSNRREDRWGGSVEKRLTFPLAVVDEIEKVVAEHTKLPFIIGYRFSPEEPETPGLTMEETYLLVDALKDKNLDYLHVSVNEFWSKPRRGEADTRSRIEFILDRVNGKLPVIGVGAIHTAAEAAEALQTGVPLLAIGRELIIEPDWVEKIESGREEDIETILTKSDQERLVIPDGLWNAIIHTPGWFPMAEDK; this is encoded by the coding sequence ATGAATCCAAAGTTTAACCAGATGTTCGAACAAGTTTCACTACCGACTGGCATTACACTGAAAAACCGTATCGTGCTCGCTCCGATGACTCATATGTCCTCAAATGCTGATGGTACTATTTCCGATGCTGAACTTGCTTATTATGCACGTCGCACCGGTGGTGCCGGCATGTCGATTACGGCTGTAGGGCATGTAACAGAAACTGGGATTGGTTTCCCGGCTCAGTTTGGCGTCTATGATGACCGCTTCATTCCTGGTCTGAAGAAACTGGCTGATACCATTAAACAACAGGGCTCTGTAGCCGTATTGCAAATTTTCCATGCGGGCCGTCTGACTCCGGAACAAGCTGTACCTGCGGGTCAAGTGGTTGCTCCTAGTGCAGTTGCGAGTGAGCGTCCAGGATCTCCTGAACCAAGAGAATTGACGGATGCTGAGATTACTTCCATTATCAAAGACTTTGGTGAAGCGACACGTCGTGCAATCGAAGCCGGATTTGATGGTGTTGAGATTCACGGTGCGAACGGTTATCTGATCCAGCAATTCTTCTCCCCGCATTCCAACCGACGTGAAGATCGTTGGGGCGGAAGTGTAGAGAAACGTCTGACATTCCCGCTTGCTGTAGTGGACGAGATTGAGAAAGTTGTTGCCGAACATACGAAACTGCCGTTCATCATTGGCTATCGCTTCTCCCCGGAAGAACCGGAAACACCGGGACTCACGATGGAAGAAACGTACCTACTAGTGGATGCGCTGAAAGATAAAAACCTGGATTACCTTCATGTCTCTGTGAACGAGTTTTGGTCCAAACCAAGACGTGGCGAAGCAGATACGCGTTCAAGAATCGAATTTATTCTGGATCGTGTGAACGGCAAATTGCCTGTGATCGGGGTGGGTGCGATTCATACAGCTGCTGAGGCTGCTGAAGCGCTTCAAACGGGAGTACCATTGCTTGCCATTGGACGTGAGTTGATTATCGAACCGGATTGGGTTGAGAAAATCGAGAGCGGACGGGAAGAGGATATTGAAACGATCCTGACCAAGTCCGATCAGGAACGTCTGGTTATTCCTGACGGATTGTGGAATGCAATCATCCACACGCCGGGCTGGTTCCCTATGGCAGAAGATAAATAA
- a CDS encoding DeoR/GlpR family DNA-binding transcription regulator, producing MLVAERYEKIVEWVDTQGSMRVTELSERCGVTEETIRRDLDKLEQAGRLRRSHGGAVSVKYKEELQSEIPYPERAVAHAEEKRRIASEAVKMVESGDRIALDASTTAWYMAAGLPNIPLTVLTNSIKVAAELSNKEQIRVIATGGQLASKSLSFVGPLAERSLDAYHVDKVFLSCKGVHLTKGISESNELQALVKQKMIHIADEVILLADSSKFNIQAFTRVAEMSSVGKVITDQGVDEEQVSALIEQNITCIRV from the coding sequence ATGCTCGTAGCTGAACGGTATGAGAAAATAGTGGAATGGGTGGATACGCAAGGCAGCATGCGTGTGACCGAACTTAGTGAGCGCTGCGGGGTGACGGAAGAGACGATTCGTCGTGATCTGGACAAGCTTGAACAGGCGGGCAGGCTAAGACGGTCCCATGGCGGGGCGGTCAGCGTGAAATACAAGGAAGAGTTACAGTCGGAGATTCCGTATCCGGAACGAGCTGTAGCCCATGCAGAAGAGAAACGCAGAATTGCAAGCGAAGCGGTGAAAATGGTGGAATCCGGCGACCGGATCGCCCTGGATGCAAGTACAACGGCGTGGTATATGGCGGCAGGATTGCCGAACATTCCATTGACGGTATTAACCAACTCGATTAAGGTCGCCGCAGAGCTGAGTAACAAGGAGCAGATTCGTGTGATTGCCACAGGTGGGCAACTGGCTTCGAAATCACTGTCTTTTGTAGGACCGCTGGCGGAACGTTCGCTGGATGCTTACCATGTGGATAAAGTATTTCTGTCTTGCAAAGGTGTGCATTTGACCAAAGGTATCAGTGAATCCAATGAATTGCAGGCCTTGGTGAAGCAAAAGATGATCCATATTGCGGATGAGGTCATTTTACTTGCAGATTCCAGCAAGTTTAACATCCAGGCCTTTACCAGAGTTGCTGAGATGAGCAGTGTGGGGAAAGTGATTACAGATCAGGGTGTAGACGAAGAGCAGGTTAGCGCATTGATCGAACAAAATATTACGTGTATACGTGTGTAA
- a CDS encoding OsmC family protein — MKHPFHLKAVWNGGRNSEGTIDAGGLKTVISIPQEMGGPGTGTNPDEMLLGAASTCYLITLAAMLERSDITPDELTLESEATVDVTNNVFTYERIVHRPRIVLSADASEADLTKAERLAHKAESSCMISRAVAGNVEMQTQPVIVTTGASAV, encoded by the coding sequence ATGAAACATCCTTTTCATCTGAAAGCGGTATGGAATGGTGGACGTAACAGTGAGGGAACCATTGATGCAGGTGGATTAAAAACAGTCATATCGATTCCGCAGGAGATGGGCGGACCCGGTACGGGAACCAACCCGGACGAGATGCTGCTGGGTGCAGCCTCCACTTGTTACTTGATCACGCTGGCAGCGATGCTGGAGCGTTCAGATATTACGCCGGATGAGTTGACGCTGGAGTCGGAAGCGACGGTAGATGTTACGAATAACGTGTTTACGTACGAACGGATCGTACATAGACCCCGGATCGTGCTCAGCGCAGATGCCTCCGAGGCGGATCTAACCAAAGCCGAGCGCTTGGCACACAAGGCTGAATCATCCTGCATGATCTCCCGAGCGGTGGCAGGTAATGTCGAGATGCAGACACAGCCAGTCATTGTTACCACTGGAGCTAGCGCGGTGTGA
- a CDS encoding DUF2062 domain-containing protein, whose protein sequence is MNTQKRKTNRWVRLTRAMKLNFLKLLRAPGGAHKVSTGFAIGFGLELIVISTASLIYLVFYPIVRLSGGSMPAAIVGNVIGKLTFLPIILMPLAKQIGSWILPAHSMGQGLVHESAFMELFRGNWSAVSELLLGGLDILAGMSVFGVILGVISYFVVKFFYVRALNRRYERRLEKRRQADLASVSPPVLIRKPSQS, encoded by the coding sequence ATGAACACACAGAAGCGCAAGACTAACCGCTGGGTACGTTTAACACGTGCGATGAAGCTGAATTTTCTCAAATTGTTACGTGCTCCCGGAGGTGCCCATAAAGTATCTACCGGATTTGCCATAGGGTTCGGACTGGAACTGATCGTGATCTCGACCGCATCCCTGATATATCTCGTATTCTATCCCATTGTGCGACTGTCTGGGGGTTCGATGCCAGCAGCGATTGTTGGTAACGTGATTGGAAAACTTACGTTTCTGCCTATCATTCTGATGCCGCTCGCGAAGCAGATTGGTTCCTGGATTCTGCCTGCTCACAGCATGGGACAGGGACTGGTACACGAGAGTGCATTCATGGAGCTGTTTCGTGGTAACTGGTCGGCGGTGAGTGAACTGTTGCTAGGAGGATTGGATATTCTGGCAGGTATGTCTGTGTTCGGTGTCATTTTGGGTGTGATTTCGTACTTTGTCGTGAAATTCTTCTACGTCAGAGCACTCAACCGGCGTTATGAACGCCGGCTGGAGAAACGCCGACAAGCGGATCTGGCGTCGGTATCGCCTCCGGTATTAATCAGGAAGCCATCACAATCATAA